In a genomic window of Muntiacus reevesi chromosome 1, mMunRee1.1, whole genome shotgun sequence:
- the TCF20 gene encoding transcription factor 20 isoform X1, with protein MKEPVSPGREREGAGKEGCWPAAALLSSMQSFREQSSYHGNQQSYPQEVHGSSRIEEFSPRQAQMFQNFGGAGGGSGGSGGSSSGGRRATAAAAAAMASETSGHQGYQGFRKEAGDFYYMAGNKDPVAAGTPQPPPRRPSGPVQSYGPPQGSSFGNQYGSEGHVGQFQAQHSALGSVSHYSQDYAGPFSPGSAQYQQQPSSQQQQQQQQQVQQLRQQLYQSHQPLPQAASQPASGASHLQPMQRPSTLPASAAGYQLRVGQFGQHYQSSATAAASSFPSPQRFSQSGQSYDGSYSVNAGSQYEGHNVGSSAQAYGTQSNYSYQPQSMKNFEQAKIPPGTQQGQQQQQQQQQHPPQHVMQYSNAAPKLPLQSQVGQYSQPEVPVRSPMQFHQNFSPISNPSPAASVVQSPSCSSTPSPLTQSGENLQCGQGNVPMGSRNRILQLMPQLSPTPSMMPSPNSHAAGFKGFGLEGVPEKRLTDPGLSSLSALSTQVANLPNTVQHMLLSDALTPQKKTSKRPSSSAKKTDSCPNSEGSSQAEEQLKSPLAESLDGGCSSSSEDQGERVRQLSGQSTSSDTTYKGGASEKAGSSPAQGAQNEAPRLSASPAAREETASPGAKDTPLSSEGNPKVNEKTVGVIVSREAMTGRVEKPGGQDKGSQEEDPAATQRPPSTGAAKETSHAPLPQPEPPGGGSKGGKSGDSNSNHNGEGNGQSGHSAGGSGFTGRTEPSKSPGSLRYSYKDSLGSAVPRNISGFAQYPTGQDKGDFTSHGERKGRNEKFPSLLQEVLQGYHHHPDRRYSRGSQEHQAMAGSLEGATRPNVLVSQTNELASRGLLNKSIGSLLENPHWGPWERKSSGTAPEMKQINLADYPIPRKFEIEPPSSAHEPGGSLSERRSVICDISPLRQIVRDPGAHSLGHMGTDTRLGRNERLNPSLSQSVILPGGLVSMETKLKSQSGQIKEEDFEQSKSQASFNNKKSGEHCHPAGIKHESYRGNASPGAAAHDSISDYGPQDSRPTSMRRVPGRVGGREGMRGRSPSQYHDFSEKLKMSPGRSRGPGGDPHHMSPHMTFSERANRSSLHAPFSPNSESLASAYHTNTRAHAYGDPSAGLNSQLHYKRQMYQQQQEEYKDWGGSSAQGVIAAAQHRQEGPRKSPRQQQFLDRVRSPLKNDKDGMMYGPPMGTYHDPSGQDGGRCLMSSDGLSNKGIELKHGSQKLQQESCWDLSRQTSPAKSSGPPGMSNQKRYGPPHETDGHGLLESTQSSKPSNVMLRLPGQEDHSSQNPLIMRRRVRSFISPIPSKRQSQDVKNSNTEDKGRLLHPSKEGTDKAYNSYAHLSHSQEIKSIPKRESSKDLPSPDSRNCPAVTLTGPAKTKILPPRKGRGLKLEAIVQKITSPNIRRSASSNSAETGGDTVTLDDILSLKSGPPEGGSGAVPDTELEKRKGEVIAELTCPANQELSGEKPLARSSEEWRGGGDDKVKTETHPDTVAAGKEPPGAMASATSQKPGGNQGRPDGSLGGTAPLIFPDSKNVPPVGTLAPEANPKAEEKESDAVTISPKQEGFPPKGYFPSGKKKGRPIGSVNKQKKQQQPPPPPPQPPQIPEGSADGEPKPKKQRQRRERRKPGAQPRKRKTKQAVPIVEPQEPEIKLKYATQPLDKTDAKNKSFFPYIHVVNKCELGAVCTIINAEEEEQTKLVRGRKGQRSLTPPPSSTESKVLPASSFVLQGPVVTESSVMGHLVCCLCGKWASYRNMGDLFGPFYPQDYAATLPKNPPPKRAAETQSKVKVRHKSASNGSKTDTEEEEEQQQKEQRSLAAHPRFKRRHRSEDCAGGPRSLSRGLPCKKATPEGSSEKTVSDSKPSVPTTSEGGPELELQIPELPLDSNEFWVHEGCILWANGIYLVCGRLYGLQEALEIAREMKCSHCQEAGATLGCYNKGCSFRYHYPCAIDADCLLHEENFSVRCPKHKPPLPCPVPPLQNKTAKGSLSTEQSERG; from the coding sequence GAGGGCTGCTGGCCTGCTGCTGCGCTGCTGAGCAGTATGCAGTCCTTCCGGGAGCAAAGCAGTTACCACGGGAACCAGCAGAGCTACCCCCAGGAGGTGCACGGCTCATCCCGGATAGAGGAGTTCAGCCCTCGCCAGGCCCAGATGTTCCAGAATTTTGGGGGTGCTGGTGGAGGCAGTGGTggcagcggcggcagcagcagcggtGGGCGACGAGCAACagcagcggcggcggctgcgATGGCCAGCGAGACCTCCGGCCATCAGGGCTACCAGGGCttcaggaaggaggctggagacTTCTACTACATGGCCGGCAACAAGGACCCCGTGGCCGCAGGAACCCCGCAGCCTCCTCCGAGAAGGCCTTCCGGGCCGGTGCAGAGCTACGGACCCCCCCAGGGGAGCAGCTTTGGCAATCAGTACGGCAGTGAGGGTCACGTGGGCCAGTTTCAAGCACAGCACTCTGCCCTGGGCAGTGTGTCTCATTACTCACAGGATTACGCGGGGCCGTTCTCTCCAGGGAGCGCTCAGTACCAGcagcagccttccagccagcagcagcagcagcagcagcagcaagtacaGCAGCTGCGACAGCAGCTCTACCAGTCCCATCAGCCCCTGCCCCAGGCCGCCAGCCAGCCGGCGTCCGGCGCCTCCCACCTGCAGCCCATGCAGCGGCCCTCAACTCTGCCGGCCTCCGCCGCCGGCTACCAGCTGAGAGTGGGGCAGTTCGGCCAGCACTACCAGTCTTCTgccaccgccgccgcctcctccttcCCGTCACCGCAGCGTTTCAGCCAGTCTGGGCAGAGCTATGACGGCAGTTACAGCGTGAACGCCGGATCACAGTACGAAGGGCATAACGTGGGCTCCAGTGCACAGGCTTACGGAACACAGTCCAATTACAGCTATCAGCCTCAGTCTATGAAGAATTTCGAACAAGCCAAGATTCCACCAGGGACCCAGcaggggcagcagcagcagcagcagcagcagcagcacccccCTCAGCACGTGATGCAGTATTCCAACGCCGCCCCCAAGCTGCCCCTGCAGAGCCAGGTCGGGCAGTACAGCCAGCCCGAGGTTCCCGTGAGGTCCCCCATGCAGTTTCACCAGAACTTCAGCCCCATTTCTAACCCTTCCCCAGCTGCCTCCGTGGTTCAGTCTCCAAGCTGTAGCTCTACCCCGTCTCCTCTCACGCAGAGCGGGGAGAACCTCCAGTGTGGGCAAGGCAATGTGCCAATGGGCTCCAGAAACAGAATCCTGCAGTTAATGCCTCAGCTCAGCCCAACCCCGTCGATGATGCCCAGTCCCAACTCTCACGCTGCAGGCTTCAAAGGGTTCGGGCTGGAAGGGGTGCCCGAAAAGCGGCTGACCGACCCCGGCTTGAGTAGTTTGAGTGCCCTGAGTACGCAGGTGGCCAACCTTCCTAATACGGTTCAGCACATGCTCCTTTCCGACGCCCTGACCCCTCAGAAGAAGACCTCCAAGAGGCCCTCCTCCTCAGCTAAGAAAACAGACAGCTGCCCAAACTCAGAAGGCTCCTCACAGGCTGAAGAACAGCTGAAGTCCCCGTTGGCAGAGTCGCTGGATGGAGGCTGCTCCAGCAGTTCTGAGGATCAAGGTGAGAGGGTGAGGCAGCTGAGCGGCCAGAGCACAAGCTCGGACACCACCTACAAGGGCGGGGCCTCGGAGAAGGCAGGCTCCTCtccagcacagggagctcagaacGAAGCCCCCCGACTCAGCGCCAGTCCCGCAGCCCGAGAAGAGACCGCCTCACCGGGTGCCAAGGACACGCCACTGTCATCTGAGGGCAACCCAAAAGTCAATGAGAAGACAGTCGGGGTGATCGTCTCCCGGGAAGCCATGACAGGCcgggtggagaagcctggtgggcaggaCAAAGGCTCCCAGGAGGAGGACCCTGCAGCCACGCAGAGGCCGCCCAGCACCGGGGCGGCGAAGGAGACCAGCCACGCGCCCCTTCCCCAGCCAGAGCCTCCGGGGGGAGGCAGTAAAGGAGGCAAGAGTGGAGACAGTAACTCCAACCACAACGGGGAAGGGAACGGCCAGAGCGGGCACTCCGCAGGGGGCTCTGGTTTCACAGGCAGGACTGAGCCCAGCAAATCTCCTGGAAGCCTGCGCTATAGTTACAAAGACAGTTTGGGGTCAGCCGTGCCGAGAAACATCAGCGGCTTTGCCCAGTATCCTACAGGACAAGATAAGGGGGACTTCACCAGCCACGGGGAGCGAAAGGGCAGAAATGAGAAGTTCCCCAGCCTCCTGCAGGAGGTGCTTCAGGGTTACCACCACCACCCCGACAGGAGGTACTCCCGGGGTTCTCAGGAGCACCAGGCCATGGCTGGCAGCCTCGAAGGAGCCACAAGGCCTAATGTCTTAGTGAGTCAGACCAATGAGTTAGCTAGCAGGGGCCTTTTGAACAAAAGCATTGGGTCCCTGTTAGAAAACCCCCACTGGGGCCCCTGGGAAAGGAAGTCAAGTGGCACGGCTCCTGAGATGAAACAGATCAATTTGGCCGACTACCCAATTCCCAGAAAGTTTGAAATAGAGCCTCCATCATCAGCCCATGAGCCCGGGGGTTCCCTCTCTGAGAGAAGATCAGTCATCTGTGACATTTCTCCACTAAGACAGATTGTCAGAGACCCGGGGGCTCACTCGCTGGGACACATGGGCACCGACACCAGACTCGGGAGGAATGAGCGTCTCAATCCCAGTTTAAGTCAGTCGGTCATTCTTCCAGGTGGGCTGGTGTCCATGGAAACAAAGCTGAAATCCCAGAGTGGGCAGATAAAAGAGGAAGACTTTGAACAGTCCAAGTCCCAAGCTAGTTTCAACAACAAGAAATCGGGTGAGCACTGCCACCCTGCTGGCATCAAGCATGAGTCCTACCGAGGCAACGCCAGCCCCGGAGCGGCGGCCCACGACTCCATCTCAGACTACGGCCCGCAGGACAGCAGGCCCACGTCCATGCGGCGAGTCCCCGGCAGAGTTGGCGGTCGGGAGGGCATGAGGGGTCGGTCCCCTTCTCAGTATCATGACTTTTCAGAGAAGTTGAAGATGTCCCCTGGGAGGAGCAGAGGCCCAGGGGGAGACCCTCATCACATGAGCCCACACATGACCTTCTCCGAGAGGGCCAACAGGAGTTCTTTGCACGCTCCCTTTTCTCCCAATTCGGAAAGCCTGGCCTCTGCTTATCACACAAACACGCGTGCTCATGCTTATGGGGACCCCAGTGCAGGTTTGAATTCCCAGCTCCATTACAAGAGACAGATGTACCAACAGCAGCAAGAGGAATACAAGGACTGGGGCGGCAGTTCTGCTCAGGGAGTGATTGCTGCGGCTCAGCACAGGCAGGAGGGACCCCGCAAGAGTCCACGGCAGCAGCAGTTTCTTGACCGAGTCCGGAGCCCCCTGAAGAATGACAAAGATGGCATGATGTATGGCCCACCGATGGGGACGTACCATGACCCCAGCGGTCAGGATGGCGGGCGCTGCCTCATGTCTAGTGATGGTCTTTCTAACAAAGGCATTGAACTGAAGCACGGCTCCCAGAAGTTACAGCAAGAATCTTGTTGGGATCTCTCTCGGCAGACTTCTCCAGCCAAAAGCAGCGGCCCTCCAGGAATGTCCAATCAGAAAAGGTACGGACCACCCCATGAGACGGATGGACACGGGCTCTTGGAGTCTACGCAGTCATCCAAACCGAGTAACGTTATGCTGAGACTTCCAGGTCAAGAGGATCATTCTTCTCAAAACCCCTTAATCATGAGGAGGCGTGTCCGTTCTTTTATCTCTCCCATTCCCAGTAAGAGACAGTCACAGGATGTGAAGAACAGCAATACTGAAGATAAAGGGCGCCTCCTTCACCCGTCAAAAGAAGGCACTGATAAAGCGTACAATTCCTATGCCCATCTTTCTCACAGTCAGGAGATCAAGTCCATCCCTAAGAGGGAATCCTCCAAGGACCTTCCGAGTCCAGATAGTAGAAACTGCCCAGCGGTTACCCTTACAGGGCCTGCTAAGACCAAAATCCTGCCCCCAAGGAAAGGCCGGGGGTTGAAACTGGAAGCTATCGTCCAGAAGATTACATCCCCAAACATTAGGAGGAGTGCGTCCTCGAACAGCGCGGAGACCGGGGGCGACACGGTTACTCTTGATGACATCCTGTCTTTGAAAAGCGGCCCTCCAGAAGGTGGGAGCGGTGCTGTTCCGGACACTgagctggagaagagaaaaggcgAGGTGATAGCTGAGCTGACCTGTCCCGCAAACCAGGAGCTGAGCGGAGAGAAGCCTCTGGCCCGGTCTTCAGAGGAGTGGCGCGGTGGTGGGGATGACAAGGTGAAGACGGAGACGCACCCCGACACGGTCGCCGCTGGGAAGGAGCCCCCCGGTGCCATGGCATCCGCAACCTCACAGAAGCCTGGGGGTAACCAGGGGAGACCAGACGGGTCCCTTGGTGGAACAGCACCTTTGATCTTTCCTGACTCAAAGAATGTACCTCCAGTGGGCACGTTGGCTCCCGAGGCAAACCCCAAGGCTGAAGAGAAGGAGAGTGATGCTGTGACAATTTCCCCCAAACAGGAAGGCTTCCCCCCAAAGGGTTACTTCCcctcaggaaagaagaaaggaagacccATTGGTAGTGTGAATAAGCAGAAGAAACAGCAGCAGCCCCCGCCGCCACCCCCTCAGCCCCCTCAGATACCAGAAGGTTCTGCCGATGGAGAGCCAAAGCCAAAAAAGCAGAGGCAGCGGAGGGAGCGAAGGAAGCCTGGGGCGCAGCCCAGGAAGCGGAAAACCAAACAGGCCGTTCCCATCGTAGAACCCCAAGAACCGGAGATCAAGCTGAAGTACGCCACCCAGCCTCTGGATAAAACCGATGCCAAGAACAAGTCTTTTTTCCCTTATATCCACGTAGTAAATAAGTGTGAACTTGGAGCCGTGTGTACAATCATCAAcgcagaggaggaggagcagacCAAATTGGTGAGGGGGCGGAAGGGCCAGCGGTCCCTGACGCCTCCGCCCAGCAGCACGGAGAGCAAGGTTCTGCCGGCCTCGTCCTTCGTGCTGCAGGGCCCCGTGGTGACAGAGTCTTCTGTGATGGGGCACCTGGTTTGCTGTCTGTGCGGCAAGTGGGCCAGCTACCGGAACATGGGCGACCTCTTTGGACCCTTTTACCCCCAAGATTATGCAGCCACTCTCCccaagaatccacctcccaagaGGGCCGCGGAAACGCAGAGCAAGGTGAAGGTCCGGCACAAAAGCGCTTCGAACGGCTCCAAGACGGacactgaggaggaggaggagcagcagcagaaggagcagaggagcctggccgcgCACCCCAGGTTTAAGCGGCGACACCGCTCAGAAGACTGTGCCGGAGGCCCCCGCTCCCTGTCCAGGGGGCTCCCTTGTAAGAAAGCCACCCCCGAGGGCAGCAGCGAGAAGACTGTTTCGGACTCAAAGCCCTCCGTGCCCACCACTTCAGAAGGTGGCCCCGAGTTGGAGTTACAAATCCCTGAACTACCTCTCGACAGCAATGAATTTTGGGTCCACGAGGGTTGCATTCTCTGGGCCAATGGAATCTACCTGGTCTGTGGCCGGCTCTATGGCCTGCAGGAAGCGCTGGAAATAGCCAGAGAGATG